One genomic region from Campylobacter concisus encodes:
- a CDS encoding BON domain-containing protein has translation MISKFSIFAFLALFFCSCSSVLSPATAPLNVYDAYSISRDKRGIYSITRDKFIQSKLQSKILFSKGLSNIDIEIEVFYGDAYLIGLVDSKELEDKLVELAKSTDGVRKIYTYLRIKKPEYPCDSLKILTNLKQNLFKDSIVEGTNVRVSIVGCDVVFSGVVDSIEQEKHAIWYAKHIDGVADVYSFIKVIK, from the coding sequence CTGATTTCAAAATTTAGCATTTTTGCATTTTTGGCTCTATTTTTTTGCTCTTGTTCTTCGGTTCTTTCCCCAGCAACTGCACCGCTAAATGTATATGATGCGTACTCTATTTCACGCGATAAACGTGGTATTTACTCGATCACAAGAGATAAATTTATACAAAGCAAATTGCAAAGCAAAATTTTATTTTCAAAAGGGCTTAGCAATATTGATATCGAGATTGAGGTCTTTTACGGAGATGCCTATCTGATAGGACTTGTTGATAGTAAAGAGCTTGAAGATAAGCTAGTAGAACTAGCCAAAAGCACAGATGGTGTGCGAAAAATTTATACCTATCTTCGTATCAAGAAGCCAGAATATCCATGCGATAGTCTAAAAATTCTCACAAACTTAAAGCAAAATCTTTTTAAAGATAGTATAGTTGAGGGTACAAATGTGCGAGTTAGCATAGTTGGCTGTGATGTTGTATTTAGCGGCGTAGTTGATAGCATTGAGCAAGAAAAACATGCTATTTGGTATGCTAAGCACATTGACGGCGTGGCCGATGTCTACTCGTTCATCAAAGTTATCAAATAA
- a CDS encoding site-specific integrase, whose amino-acid sequence MYKNKSGTWCSDFLIDGVRFQRRYPNSTKAEALRLEKEWKERIRKGKAEDELWETDVSSARGGMKLSEALDFLHDRYWQYLDDTTHYRVCLNRIIKAIGDKEVSALTTADLYELKDKMLNKGVNGKIYSPHSFNSSLVALGTALRILEGLEVVKFKSKPNFKGLQARQVVGKRPALRDDELLSAKEFLYNRAKKSKALSSVELYELFIVLSNLGLRPAEYFAIELGDISFEYDTITISRAVKTHKGVGTIIGAPKNGQSRTLPCGENVMEVFRAIKQRLEIAKSVSKIEARKLFTETKDDQVLRMAYYWVSQGAYDNCKDLPLNKCPITHLNHDTANRMWWAVRNHLGYKGENNTHGLYVLRHTVASRLVSLKGFNAHKLMAFMGHKDIKSSLHYVHLNVDDIRDGVGVGV is encoded by the coding sequence ATGTATAAGAATAAGAGTGGAACTTGGTGCAGTGATTTTCTTATAGATGGTGTTAGGTTTCAAAGGAGATACCCCAACAGCACCAAAGCAGAAGCTCTAAGATTAGAAAAAGAGTGGAAAGAAAGAATACGCAAAGGCAAAGCTGAGGATGAGTTATGGGAAACTGATGTAAGCTCAGCTAGAGGTGGTATGAAACTCTCAGAAGCCTTAGACTTCTTACACGACAGATACTGGCAGTACCTAGATGATACAACACATTATAGAGTGTGTCTAAATAGGATTATAAAAGCCATAGGAGACAAAGAAGTATCTGCACTTACGACAGCTGATTTATACGAGCTAAAAGATAAGATGTTAAACAAAGGAGTTAATGGTAAGATATACTCGCCTCACTCTTTTAACTCATCTCTAGTAGCTCTAGGTACAGCCCTTAGGATACTTGAAGGCCTTGAAGTAGTTAAGTTTAAATCTAAACCGAACTTCAAAGGACTTCAAGCTAGGCAAGTAGTAGGCAAAAGACCTGCTCTAAGAGATGATGAACTACTTAGTGCTAAAGAGTTTTTATATAACAGAGCTAAGAAATCTAAAGCATTATCTAGTGTAGAGCTATATGAGCTCTTTATAGTGTTATCAAATCTTGGGCTAAGACCTGCTGAATACTTTGCTATTGAGTTAGGGGATATTAGTTTTGAGTATGATACTATCACTATCTCTAGGGCAGTTAAGACGCACAAAGGTGTTGGAACTATCATAGGGGCTCCGAAGAACGGACAAAGCAGGACACTGCCTTGTGGAGAGAACGTTATGGAGGTTTTTAGAGCCATAAAACAACGCTTAGAAATAGCTAAGAGCGTAAGTAAAATAGAGGCTCGCAAACTCTTTACTGAAACTAAAGACGACCAAGTGCTTCGTATGGCTTACTACTGGGTATCTCAAGGTGCTTATGATAACTGCAAAGACCTACCCTTAAACAAGTGCCCCATAACTCATCTAAACCACGATACAGCAAATCGTATGTGGTGGGCTGTAAGAAACCATTTAGGATATAAGGGAGAAAACAACACTCACGGACTATACGTATTACGCCATACAGTGGCTTCTAGGTTAGTGAGTTTGAAGGGATTTAATGCTCATAAATTAATGGCTTTTATGGGTCATAAGGATATTAAGAGTAGCTTGCACTACGTTCATCTCAATGTTGATGATATACGCGATGGCGTGGGGGTTGGCGTTTAG